In one window of Gemmatimonadaceae bacterium DNA:
- a CDS encoding response regulator transcription factor translates to MTFGAGGGTGEATTQAGQRILVVDDEADIVALIVYHLAKAGYRVSTAATGTDALDAARREQPLLIVLDLMLPDVSGYDVLEQLRGSEATETVGVLMLTARVEEADRVRGLALGADDYLTKPFSPQELVLRVGAILRRMAAGPSAPSDVLAIGPIHIDRSEHRVLVEGSVVDLTPTEYKLLLMLAERRGRVQARGHLLETVWEAAPDIQTRTVDMHVQRLRAKLGHAGALIETVRGFGYRLRAETARSS, encoded by the coding sequence GTGACCTTCGGAGCCGGCGGCGGGACAGGCGAGGCGACAACACAAGCAGGTCAGCGTATCCTCGTCGTTGACGACGAAGCCGACATCGTCGCGCTCATCGTGTACCATCTTGCCAAGGCTGGATATCGCGTGTCGACGGCGGCGACCGGCACCGATGCGCTCGACGCCGCGCGGCGTGAGCAACCCTTGCTGATCGTTCTCGATCTGATGTTGCCGGATGTCTCCGGCTACGACGTCCTCGAGCAGTTGCGCGGCTCAGAGGCGACGGAGACGGTCGGTGTCCTGATGCTCACGGCGCGCGTCGAGGAAGCAGATCGGGTACGTGGTCTCGCTCTTGGTGCCGACGACTATCTCACGAAGCCCTTCAGCCCACAGGAGCTCGTGCTGCGCGTCGGCGCCATTCTGCGACGCATGGCTGCCGGTCCCAGTGCGCCGTCCGATGTGCTTGCAATTGGACCGATCCACATCGATCGAAGCGAGCACCGCGTGCTCGTCGAGGGTTCGGTCGTCGACCTCACACCGACCGAATACAAACTGCTCCTGATGCTCGCGGAGCGTCGAGGACGCGTGCAGGCGCGCGGGCACTTACTCGAGACAGTCTGGGAAGCGGCGCCCGACATTCAGACACGCACCGTCGACATGCACGTTCAGCGACTCCGCGCGAAGCTCGGTCACGCAGGTGCGCTGATCGAAACCGTGCGTGGCTTCGGTTACCGGTTGCGGGCAGAAACCGCGCGCTCCTCGTGA
- a CDS encoding ATP-binding protein — MTLTKRLVLGSLVLVFLLVAAIVVLSGNRLETRLVEETTAELTREARVIGMLWRPGFDTDALADSAGAALQRRVTLIDSLGVVRGDSHFDGEELQHLENHSTRAEIIAARSQGIGVGHRRSASAGDDELYVAIRHPLGFVRVSISTATLRDIVSGARRDVLVAGLIAVVGTLLLAYLFSRSVTRPVVELRDVARAIAAGDLDRRPSLSAPGEVGDLALALHRMSEQLATRLHALEADDALMSALVESINEGVVAVSGRGSVVRLNERARAFLGVESAVPFPADRLPQEPAVRAALRDAMSGAPTELREMLFAGRTLALTARPLPDGGAVLALLDLTTRRRLETIRRDFVANVSHELKTPLTVISGFAETLLDADISPEHRRQFVGTIQANVVRMQRIVDDLLDLARYESGGWAPNPISVDLNAAAGEVLAIVQSEATRKKLDLRTSISAGAGRATADPTALRQILQNLVENAVRYTANGSVTVFAQRRDSGTVVGVRDTGVGIPREHLPRIFERFYRVDAGRSREVGGTGLGLAIVKHLAEAHGGSVRATSTVGSGTEIAVFFPDA; from the coding sequence GTGACGCTCACCAAGCGGCTGGTCCTGGGCTCGCTCGTCCTGGTCTTTCTGCTCGTCGCAGCTATCGTCGTGCTGTCCGGGAATCGCCTCGAGACGCGCCTCGTCGAAGAGACGACAGCAGAGCTGACTCGTGAAGCACGGGTGATTGGAATGTTGTGGCGGCCAGGCTTCGATACCGACGCGTTGGCGGATTCGGCCGGTGCGGCGCTCCAGCGCCGCGTAACCTTGATTGATTCGTTGGGCGTTGTCCGTGGCGATTCGCACTTCGACGGCGAGGAGTTGCAACACCTCGAGAACCACTCGACCCGAGCCGAGATCATCGCGGCACGTTCGCAGGGCATCGGCGTCGGTCACCGGCGCAGCGCGTCTGCTGGCGACGACGAGCTCTATGTTGCGATCCGGCACCCGTTAGGCTTCGTACGGGTATCGATCAGCACCGCCACGCTCCGAGATATCGTGTCCGGCGCTCGGCGAGACGTGCTTGTCGCGGGCCTGATCGCAGTCGTCGGCACGCTGCTGCTGGCGTATCTCTTCTCGCGCAGTGTGACGCGTCCCGTCGTCGAGCTGCGTGACGTGGCGCGAGCGATCGCTGCTGGTGATCTCGACCGGCGGCCGTCGCTCTCGGCTCCCGGAGAAGTCGGCGATCTGGCGCTCGCGTTACATCGGATGTCCGAGCAATTGGCGACGCGACTGCACGCGCTCGAAGCCGACGACGCGCTGATGTCGGCGCTCGTCGAATCGATCAACGAAGGCGTGGTCGCCGTCAGTGGGCGCGGGAGCGTCGTTCGATTGAACGAGAGAGCGCGCGCGTTCCTCGGCGTGGAGAGCGCGGTGCCCTTCCCCGCGGATCGGCTTCCGCAGGAGCCAGCGGTTCGTGCCGCGCTGCGCGACGCAATGTCGGGCGCGCCCACCGAGCTTCGCGAGATGTTGTTCGCGGGCCGCACGCTTGCGCTCACGGCCCGGCCATTGCCAGATGGCGGTGCCGTGCTCGCGCTTTTGGACCTAACGACTCGGCGTCGCCTCGAGACCATTCGGCGCGATTTCGTTGCCAACGTCTCACACGAGCTGAAAACACCGCTCACGGTGATCAGCGGGTTCGCCGAAACGCTTCTCGACGCGGACATCAGCCCCGAGCATCGCCGTCAATTCGTCGGCACGATTCAGGCGAACGTCGTGCGCATGCAGCGCATCGTAGACGACCTGCTCGATCTGGCGCGTTACGAATCCGGCGGCTGGGCACCCAATCCGATTTCCGTCGATCTCAACGCCGCCGCGGGCGAAGTGCTCGCGATCGTTCAGTCGGAAGCCACGCGCAAGAAGCTCGACCTCCGCACGTCGATCTCTGCTGGCGCCGGGCGCGCCACCGCCGACCCGACGGCATTACGACAGATTCTGCAGAACCTGGTCGAGAATGCGGTGCGCTATACGGCGAACGGAAGCGTGACCGTGTTCGCGCAACGCAGAGACAGCGGAACCGTCGTCGGCGTGCGCGACACCGGCGTCGGAATACCGCGTGAGCATCTGCCGCGCATTTTCGAACGCTTCTACCGCGTCGATGCGGGACGCTCGCGCGAAGTGGGCGGCACGGGTCTCGGTCTCGCCATCGTGAAGCATTTGGCCGAGGCACATGGCGGCTCCGTGCGAGCGACGAGCACGGTTGGATCGGGCACGGAGATCGCCGTGTTCTTTCCCGACGCGTAG
- a CDS encoding Ppx/GppA phosphatase family protein — MAAISSALREADARRIAAIDIGSNSIRQIVADVSGAGGIQVVDEMKAAPRLAAGLVDTGLLDDGAMTRAADDIARMATLARQLGAERIEAVATSAVRDASNGDEFLRRVHRQTGLNVRVLDGEEEARLSFRSALAHFELGAGRAVVADIGGGSLELVLSADGVIERLSSLPLGAVRLTERFLPDATTSPKALRALRKEVRAQLRPQLPVRDWRGAPLIGSGGTFTNLAGLHLTRQGIFTARSVHAARIPRGDVEHLLEMLHAMSPAERRNVEGLNADRADIIVAGLAVVAEVMARLEARDVQVSRYGIREGLLLEAARVRPVVADPGEARERSVRELAARCHYEERHATNVQRLAVRLFDSLGARLGATAAERPQLADAALLHDVGYHISYDRHHKHSYHIIVHAELLGVPPAEQVVIANVARYHRGAPPKKKHRNYGSLDRELRARVRRLAAILRIADGFDRGHTGAVKTLRVRWVKRAIRVTPVASDSRATLRLECWGAHRKSALLAKVAGVPVEIVAPDGTVLSSHDTETNAE; from the coding sequence GTGGCTGCGATTTCCTCTGCATTGCGAGAGGCCGATGCGCGTCGCATCGCGGCGATCGACATCGGCTCCAACTCCATTCGCCAGATCGTCGCCGACGTGTCTGGTGCTGGGGGAATTCAAGTCGTCGATGAGATGAAGGCCGCCCCGCGTCTCGCGGCTGGTCTCGTCGACACCGGACTGCTCGATGACGGCGCGATGACCCGTGCCGCCGACGACATCGCCCGCATGGCGACGCTTGCGCGGCAGCTCGGCGCCGAGCGAATCGAGGCGGTCGCCACGAGCGCCGTTCGCGACGCCAGTAATGGCGACGAGTTTCTCCGCCGCGTGCATCGCCAAACGGGACTCAACGTCCGCGTGCTCGACGGTGAGGAGGAAGCACGGTTGAGTTTTCGCAGCGCGCTCGCGCACTTCGAGCTCGGCGCCGGACGCGCGGTCGTTGCCGACATCGGCGGCGGCTCCCTCGAGCTCGTGCTCAGCGCCGATGGGGTCATCGAGCGGCTTTCCTCGCTGCCGTTGGGCGCCGTGCGACTCACGGAGCGGTTTCTCCCTGACGCAACGACGAGTCCAAAAGCGCTTCGCGCCCTGCGCAAGGAGGTTCGGGCGCAGCTGCGGCCGCAGCTTCCGGTTCGCGATTGGCGCGGTGCGCCGCTGATTGGCTCGGGCGGCACCTTCACGAACCTGGCCGGACTCCACCTAACGAGGCAGGGAATCTTCACGGCGCGGAGCGTGCATGCCGCGCGGATCCCCCGCGGGGATGTCGAGCATCTGCTCGAGATGCTGCATGCGATGAGTCCCGCCGAACGACGCAACGTCGAGGGCTTGAATGCAGACCGCGCCGACATCATCGTCGCCGGTCTTGCCGTCGTCGCGGAGGTCATGGCGCGTCTAGAGGCGCGCGATGTCCAGGTGTCGCGCTACGGCATTCGCGAAGGGCTGCTGCTGGAGGCGGCGCGCGTCCGACCGGTGGTCGCCGACCCGGGTGAGGCACGTGAGCGATCCGTCCGCGAGTTGGCGGCGCGCTGTCACTACGAGGAGCGGCACGCCACGAATGTGCAACGGCTCGCCGTTCGTCTCTTCGACTCGCTAGGGGCACGTCTCGGCGCCACCGCTGCCGAACGTCCGCAGCTCGCGGACGCCGCCTTGCTGCACGACGTCGGCTATCACATCAGCTACGATCGGCACCACAAGCACTCCTATCACATCATCGTGCACGCCGAGCTACTCGGCGTTCCGCCCGCGGAGCAAGTCGTCATTGCGAACGTCGCGCGCTATCATCGGGGCGCGCCGCCGAAGAAGAAGCATCGCAATTACGGATCGCTCGATCGCGAGCTGCGCGCCAGGGTGCGCCGGCTTGCGGCCATTCTTCGCATCGCCGACGGTTTCGATCGCGGGCACACTGGAGCCGTGAAAACGCTCCGCGTTCGCTGGGTCAAGCGCGCAATTCGCGTCACCCCGGTCGCTAGCGATTCGCGCGCTACACTCCGCCTCGAGTGCTGGGGTGCGCACCGAAAGTCGGCGCTCCTGGCGAAGGTCGCCGGCGTCCCCGTGGAGATCGTCGCTCCAGACGGCACGGTGCTGTCGTCTCACGACACGGAGACGAACGCGGAGTGA
- the ppk1 gene encoding polyphosphate kinase 1, with product MPEVAQSSLFINRELSWLAFNGRVLQQAVDARTPLLERVKFLSIFSTNLDEFYMVRVAGVRRQVAANVQQPPVDGLTPQEQLDAIDRVVREQHAVQRRCFDEVLEQLASQGIRLVGVSDLSAREWGALDEYFEAQVFPVLTPLAVDPGHPFPYISNLSLSLAVEIRDPETGEDHFARVKVPKSLPRWVPVVGRLNHFVPLEEVIGANLGALFPGMEVLRWHPFRITRYSDLELPVEEPEDLLATIEEQVFKRRFGEVVRLEVEDATPQHLRTLLLEELRSEDVTLSTALTERDVFEAGKLLGLGDLMALAALDCPVLKDPPFTPSIPPELRDPRRSIFEVIRERDLLVHHPYDSFSASVERFLETAAEDDNVLAIKLTLYRTSGDTAIVDALIDAAQRGKQVAVLVELKARFDEANNITWARRLESFGVHVAYGSATLKTHTKLALVVRREADGIRRYVHLGSGNYNSRTARLYSDIGLFTCSRSIAADVTDLFNSLTGYSRQRLYRKLLVAPANMRPRVLDLIDREAEHARAGRTARIVAKMNSLVDPETIEALYRASRAGVDIELIVRGICCLRPAVPGVSDNIRVISIVGRFLEHSRLFSFANGGAEEFYIGSADWMQRNFDRRVEAVAPVEDATLHDRLRSLLRTCLEDNRQAWELAADGSWTQRTPNGVVHSTHDILLRESWGLTSPDGRTSGEMRGVGALV from the coding sequence ATGCCAGAAGTTGCGCAGAGCTCGCTGTTCATCAACCGCGAGTTGAGTTGGCTCGCGTTCAACGGCCGTGTGCTTCAACAGGCAGTCGACGCGCGTACGCCGCTGCTGGAGCGGGTGAAGTTTCTGTCGATCTTCAGCACCAATCTGGACGAGTTTTACATGGTGCGGGTCGCCGGTGTTAGGCGACAGGTCGCTGCGAACGTCCAGCAACCGCCGGTGGACGGTCTCACGCCGCAGGAGCAACTCGACGCGATCGACCGCGTGGTGCGCGAGCAGCACGCAGTGCAGCGTCGCTGCTTCGACGAGGTGCTCGAGCAACTCGCTTCGCAGGGCATCCGTCTGGTTGGCGTGTCAGACCTCAGCGCGCGGGAATGGGGCGCGCTCGACGAATACTTCGAGGCGCAAGTCTTTCCGGTGCTCACGCCGCTCGCGGTCGATCCCGGGCACCCATTCCCGTACATCTCGAATCTTTCGCTATCGCTCGCTGTCGAGATCCGCGATCCCGAGACGGGCGAAGACCATTTCGCGCGGGTCAAAGTTCCGAAGAGCCTTCCGCGGTGGGTGCCCGTCGTCGGACGGCTCAATCACTTCGTTCCTCTGGAGGAAGTGATCGGCGCGAATCTCGGTGCGCTGTTCCCGGGAATGGAAGTCCTTCGCTGGCATCCGTTCCGGATCACGCGGTACTCGGATCTCGAGCTACCCGTCGAAGAGCCGGAAGATTTGCTGGCCACGATCGAAGAGCAGGTCTTCAAGCGGCGATTCGGCGAAGTCGTTAGGCTCGAGGTCGAGGACGCGACGCCTCAGCACCTCCGCACGCTACTCCTCGAGGAGTTGCGCAGCGAGGACGTGACGCTGAGTACCGCCCTCACCGAGCGCGATGTCTTCGAAGCCGGAAAGCTGCTTGGCCTCGGCGACCTGATGGCGCTCGCCGCGCTCGATTGCCCGGTTCTCAAGGATCCGCCGTTCACGCCGTCTATTCCGCCGGAATTGCGCGATCCGCGCCGGTCGATCTTCGAGGTGATCCGCGAGCGCGATCTCCTCGTGCATCATCCGTACGATTCATTCAGCGCCAGCGTCGAACGGTTCCTCGAGACCGCGGCGGAAGACGACAACGTGCTCGCGATCAAGCTCACGTTGTATCGCACGTCGGGCGACACGGCGATCGTGGACGCACTCATCGACGCGGCGCAGCGCGGCAAGCAGGTGGCGGTGCTGGTCGAACTGAAGGCGCGTTTCGACGAGGCGAACAACATCACGTGGGCGCGCCGGCTGGAGAGCTTCGGCGTGCACGTCGCCTATGGCTCGGCGACACTGAAGACGCACACGAAGCTCGCGCTGGTGGTTCGGCGCGAAGCGGACGGCATCCGTCGTTACGTGCATCTGGGCAGCGGCAATTATAACTCGCGAACCGCGCGGCTGTACAGCGACATCGGTCTGTTCACCTGCAGCCGGTCGATCGCCGCCGATGTTACGGATCTTTTCAACTCACTCACTGGCTACTCGCGCCAGCGGCTATATCGCAAGCTGCTCGTCGCGCCGGCGAACATGCGCCCTCGCGTCCTCGACCTGATCGATCGCGAGGCGGAGCACGCGCGCGCCGGCCGAACGGCTCGCATCGTCGCGAAGATGAACTCCCTCGTCGATCCGGAGACGATCGAGGCCTTGTATCGCGCGTCGCGAGCAGGCGTCGACATCGAGCTCATCGTCCGCGGTATCTGTTGCTTGCGGCCAGCCGTGCCTGGGGTAAGCGATAACATTCGCGTCATCAGCATCGTCGGGCGCTTCCTCGAGCATTCTCGCCTATTCTCCTTTGCGAACGGCGGTGCCGAGGAGTTTTATATCGGCTCGGCGGACTGGATGCAGCGCAATTTCGACCGCCGTGTCGAAGCCGTCGCGCCGGTCGAGGATGCAACGTTGCACGATCGGCTGCGTAGCCTGCTGCGCACCTGCCTCGAGGACAACCGTCAGGCGTGGGAGCTCGCCGCCGACGGCAGCTGGACCCAGCGCACACCCAATGGTGTGGTGCACTCGACGCATGACATTCTCCTGCGCGAATCGTGGGGGCTCACATCGCCGGACGGACGTACGTCGGGTGAGATGAGAGGGGTGGGCGCACTGGTGTAG
- a CDS encoding inorganic phosphate transporter, which produces MIPYVITIVLIAFAFDFINGFHDSANSIATIVGTRVLTPITAVLWAATFNFAALFTVGTAVASTIGRGMIDVAFVDANVILGGLIGAIAWNLITWFFGLPSSSSHALIGGYAGSAMAKAGMAAILWGRKWIETLEFIALSPIIGLLAGFGLMVAVYWIFRRVSPHRVDRVFRVAQLGSSALFSFSHGANDAQKTMGIIAGLLVSTKEMFRLQPGLLHHLYLQSVDHIPLWVEIAAYIMISLGTLFGGWRIVHTMGSRITRLRPVGGFCAETGGAFAILFATRLGIPVSTTHTITGAIVGVGATHRLSAVRWGIAGRIVWAWMLTIPAAGIMAAIAYQILSRLVHLGC; this is translated from the coding sequence GTGATTCCGTACGTCATCACGATCGTCCTGATCGCGTTCGCCTTCGACTTCATCAACGGCTTTCACGATTCGGCGAACTCGATCGCCACGATCGTCGGCACGCGCGTCCTCACCCCCATCACCGCCGTGTTGTGGGCGGCGACCTTCAACTTTGCAGCCCTGTTCACGGTCGGAACCGCGGTCGCGAGCACCATCGGCAGGGGGATGATCGACGTCGCGTTCGTCGACGCCAACGTGATCCTCGGCGGATTGATCGGCGCCATCGCATGGAATCTCATCACGTGGTTCTTCGGTCTTCCGTCCAGCTCGTCGCATGCGCTCATCGGCGGCTACGCTGGCAGCGCCATGGCCAAGGCGGGAATGGCGGCAATCTTATGGGGGCGGAAGTGGATCGAGACGCTGGAATTCATCGCGCTGTCGCCGATCATCGGTCTGCTTGCGGGATTTGGACTGATGGTCGCCGTATACTGGATCTTTCGGCGCGTCTCGCCACACCGCGTCGATCGCGTATTTCGCGTCGCGCAGTTGGGTAGCTCGGCGCTCTTTTCCTTCTCGCATGGCGCCAACGACGCACAAAAGACGATGGGGATCATCGCCGGTCTGCTTGTGTCGACGAAGGAGATGTTTCGACTGCAGCCGGGCCTCCTGCATCATCTTTACCTGCAGTCGGTCGATCACATCCCGCTCTGGGTGGAAATCGCGGCGTACATCATGATCTCGCTGGGGACGCTATTCGGCGGGTGGCGAATTGTCCACACGATGGGGTCCCGCATAACTCGGTTGCGACCCGTCGGTGGATTTTGCGCCGAGACGGGCGGCGCGTTTGCTATCCTGTTCGCCACCAGGTTGGGCATCCCGGTGAGTACGACGCATACGATCACCGGTGCGATCGTCGGGGTTGGTGCAACGCACCGGCTCTCGGCGGTCCGGTGGGGAATCGCCGGCCGAATCGTCTGGGCTTGGATGCTGACGATCCCAGCCGCTGGAATCATGGCTGCGATTGCTTACCAGATTTTGAGCCGGCTCGTGCATTTGGGCTGTTAG
- a CDS encoding DUF47 family protein, whose amino-acid sequence MGVLARLIPRDELFFDLFDQLTAHLTQTARMLGELFDDPEHVADHVRAIKDVEHKADVLTSTINQRIDKSFVTPIDREDIHMLASRLDDVIDLIDGTARRFEMLHIDVVKKPARELARVLVEAAKHIQTGVSSIRQTKRVTEQAAFIKRLEEEADAIYHSAVGDLFSGRPDPLEVMKWKEMYDTLERATDSCMGVAQVLQSISLKNA is encoded by the coding sequence GTGGGAGTGCTGGCGAGGCTGATTCCGCGCGACGAGCTGTTTTTCGATCTGTTCGACCAGCTGACTGCGCACCTGACGCAAACGGCGCGCATGCTCGGCGAGCTGTTCGACGATCCGGAGCACGTCGCCGATCACGTGCGCGCGATCAAGGATGTCGAGCACAAAGCCGACGTCCTCACGAGCACGATCAATCAGCGAATCGATAAGAGTTTCGTCACACCGATCGATCGCGAGGACATTCACATGCTCGCCTCGCGTCTCGACGATGTCATCGATCTCATCGACGGAACCGCTCGCCGATTCGAGATGCTGCACATCGACGTCGTCAAGAAGCCCGCCCGTGAGCTCGCGCGCGTGCTCGTCGAAGCGGCGAAGCACATTCAAACCGGCGTGTCGTCTATTCGCCAGACGAAGCGAGTGACCGAGCAGGCCGCGTTCATCAAACGCCTCGAGGAAGAGGCCGACGCCATCTACCACTCCGCCGTCGGTGATCTTTTCAGCGGGCGTCCCGATCCGTTGGAAGTCATGAAGTGGAAGGAGATGTACGACACTCTCGAGCGCGCGACGGACAGCTGCATGGGCGTCGCACAGGTGCTTCAGAGCATTTCGCTGAAGAACGCGTGA
- a CDS encoding rhomboid family intramembrane serine protease, whose translation MLPISDENPTLHPPVMTWALLGAMFAVWLTAQGAGLNELRLATSICNWGMIPGELTHRAALGMSVPIAPHLACVVDNDPINKFTPLTSMFLHGGWLHILGNALFFWVFGNNIEDSMGSIRFLAFYLICGLAAAATHVLMQPASPVPTVGASGAISGILGAYLVLYPRVRVNMLFIFIIIIRVIPIPAWLVLIWWFGIQLITALPSLSQVSPDVSSGVAVWAHVGGFVTGMVLIKLFEKPERVAERQAAARPPQVWSFPR comes from the coding sequence ATGCTCCCGATCAGCGACGAAAACCCGACGCTTCATCCGCCGGTGATGACTTGGGCACTCCTAGGCGCCATGTTCGCCGTTTGGCTCACCGCTCAAGGCGCCGGCCTAAACGAGCTTCGGCTCGCGACCAGCATCTGCAACTGGGGAATGATTCCAGGCGAGCTCACGCATCGGGCGGCTCTCGGGATGAGTGTACCGATCGCTCCGCATCTAGCCTGCGTCGTCGACAACGATCCGATCAACAAGTTCACGCCGCTGACATCGATGTTCCTGCACGGCGGCTGGTTACACATCCTTGGCAATGCGCTGTTCTTCTGGGTTTTCGGCAACAACATCGAAGACAGCATGGGCTCGATTCGCTTCCTCGCCTTCTATCTCATCTGCGGGCTCGCCGCAGCAGCAACGCACGTTCTCATGCAGCCCGCCTCCCCAGTGCCGACCGTCGGCGCCTCGGGCGCCATCTCGGGCATCCTCGGCGCTTATCTCGTGTTGTATCCCAGAGTGCGCGTCAACATGCTTTTCATTTTCATCATCATCATTCGCGTGATTCCAATTCCCGCGTGGTTGGTGCTGATCTGGTGGTTCGGGATCCAACTCATCACGGCGTTGCCATCGCTCTCACAGGTCTCCCCTGACGTGTCGAGTGGCGTCGCCGTTTGGGCGCATGTCGGCGGATTCGTCACTGGAATGGTGTTGATCAAGCTATTCGAGAAGCCAGAGCGCGTCGCCGAACGTCAAGCGGCTGCACGGCCGCCGCAGGTTTGGTCCTTTCCTCGCTGA
- the dnaK gene encoding molecular chaperone DnaK, whose product MADKVIGIDLGTTNSVVAVMEGGDPVVIPNSEGGRTTPSVVGFTKDGERLVGQVAKRQAVTNPQNTIFSIKRFMGRKISEVPEEIKRVPYKVISGPNDLTMVEVQGKRYSPPEISAMILQKMKQTAEDYLGHGVSKAVVTVPAYFNDSQRQATKDAGKIAGLDVLRIINEPTAAALAYGLDKKKDEKVAVFDLGGGTYDISVLELYDVEGSRQFEVKSTNGDTHLGGDDFDQRVIDWIVGEFKRDQGIDLSKDPMALQRLKEAAEKAKMELSGTMSTDINLPFITADQSGPKHLNYTLSRAKFEQLVDDLIQRTIPPMQQALKDAGMKPEEVDEVILVGGSTRIPKVQEIVKSFFKKEPHKGVNPDEVVAIGAAIQGAVLTGEQKDVLLLDVTPLSLGIETLGGVTTVLIPRNTTIPTKKSETFSTADDNQTTVEIHVLQGEREMARDNRTIGKFQLTGIPPAPRGMPQIEVTFDIDANGILHVSAKDKATSKEQKIRIEASSGLSDNDIQRMVKDAESHAAEDKKRREEIDTRNRLDSMTYDVEKNVKEWGDKLPAEAKAKLDASIERARKALRGDDMNEIRAAQEDLSRAYSEAGQTFYAQSQAQPGGTPGGEPEGGAGQQGPTGQQQPKEDVVEADYEIVDEGKK is encoded by the coding sequence ATGGCGGATAAAGTCATCGGTATCGACCTGGGTACCACCAACTCAGTGGTCGCGGTGATGGAAGGCGGCGACCCCGTCGTCATTCCAAACTCAGAAGGGGGTCGCACTACACCCTCGGTGGTCGGCTTCACGAAAGACGGTGAGCGACTCGTTGGACAGGTCGCGAAGCGTCAAGCGGTCACCAATCCCCAGAACACGATCTTTTCGATTAAACGGTTCATGGGGCGCAAGATCTCCGAGGTTCCGGAGGAGATTAAGCGCGTCCCGTACAAGGTCATCTCCGGACCGAACGATCTCACCATGGTGGAGGTGCAAGGCAAGCGGTATTCCCCACCCGAGATCTCGGCGATGATTCTCCAGAAAATGAAGCAGACGGCGGAGGACTACCTCGGACACGGGGTGTCCAAGGCCGTCGTCACGGTGCCGGCCTATTTCAACGATTCACAACGTCAGGCGACGAAAGACGCAGGCAAGATCGCCGGCCTCGACGTTTTGCGAATAATCAACGAGCCCACGGCGGCGGCGCTCGCGTACGGACTCGACAAGAAGAAGGACGAGAAGGTTGCGGTGTTCGACCTCGGCGGCGGCACTTACGACATCTCGGTCCTCGAGCTTTACGACGTCGAAGGGTCGCGGCAGTTCGAAGTCAAATCCACCAATGGCGACACGCACCTCGGTGGCGACGATTTCGATCAACGGGTGATCGACTGGATCGTCGGTGAGTTCAAGCGCGATCAGGGAATCGATCTCTCGAAGGATCCGATGGCGCTCCAGCGGCTCAAGGAGGCGGCGGAGAAGGCGAAGATGGAGCTGTCGGGCACGATGTCGACCGACATCAACTTGCCGTTCATCACCGCCGATCAGTCGGGTCCGAAGCACCTGAACTACACGCTCTCACGAGCGAAATTCGAGCAACTCGTCGACGACCTGATTCAGCGCACCATCCCCCCGATGCAGCAGGCGCTCAAGGACGCGGGGATGAAGCCCGAGGAAGTGGACGAGGTCATTCTGGTCGGTGGCTCGACGCGTATTCCAAAGGTCCAAGAAATAGTTAAAAGCTTCTTCAAGAAAGAGCCGCACAAGGGTGTGAATCCTGACGAGGTCGTCGCCATCGGCGCGGCGATTCAGGGCGCGGTGCTCACAGGCGAGCAGAAGGATGTGCTGCTCCTCGACGTCACTCCGCTCTCGCTCGGCATCGAGACGTTAGGCGGCGTGACGACGGTGCTCATTCCGCGGAACACGACGATCCCGACCAAGAAGAGCGAGACCTTCTCGACGGCGGACGATAATCAGACCACGGTCGAGATCCACGTGCTGCAGGGCGAACGCGAGATGGCGCGGGACAATCGCACCATCGGCAAGTTCCAGCTCACTGGCATTCCACCCGCTCCGCGGGGCATGCCGCAGATCGAAGTCACGTTCGACATCGACGCGAACGGCATTCTGCACGTGTCGGCGAAGGACAAGGCCACCAGCAAGGAACAGAAGATCCGTATCGAGGCTTCCAGCGGTTTGTCCGACAACGACATCCAACGCATGGTCAAGGACGCGGAGTCGCATGCCGCGGAAGACAAGAAGCGGCGCGAGGAGATCGACACTCGCAACCGGCTCGACAGCATGACGTACGACGTCGAGAAGAACGTGAAGGAGTGGGGCGACAAGCTGCCTGCTGAAGCGAAGGCGAAGCTCGACGCGTCGATCGAACGCGCACGCAAGGCGCTCCGCGGCGACGACATGAACGAGATCCGCGCTGCCCAGGAAGACCTGAGTCGCGCGTATAGCGAGGCGGGCCAGACCTTCTACGCGCAGTCGCAGGCGCAACCGGGCGGAACACCGGGCGGCGAGCCTGAAGGCGGCGCCGGTCAGCAAGGTCCGACGGGCCAGCAGCAGCCGAAGGAGGACGTCGTCGAGGCGGACTACGAGATTGTGGACGAGGGGAAAAAATGA